A single region of the Triticum dicoccoides isolate Atlit2015 ecotype Zavitan chromosome 2B, WEW_v2.0, whole genome shotgun sequence genome encodes:
- the LOC119360377 gene encoding xaa-Pro dipeptidase-like translates to MSDSSLAPPAVSMELHAGNRERLVAALRAHLSASGRPLRGLVLLKGGEEQTLYCTDRVPLFRQESYFAYLFGVRELGFYDAVDIASGQFILFAPRLTLDDAVWNGEKELSSFKDTYKVDFVFYVDELAQVLQCKFSEHGEPLLFLLYGKNTDSGNYSKPASFEGIEKFDTDLSTLHPILNECRVIKSDMELAFIQYANDVSSKAHIEVMRQIKPGMKEYQLESIFIHHASMHEGCRHCSYTCICATGHNSSTLHYGHAGAPNDQTTDH, encoded by the exons ATGAGCGACTCCTCCCTTGCTCCGCCCGCGGTATCCATGGAGCTGCATGCTGGCAACCGCGAGCGCCTCGTCGCCGCGCTTAGAGCTCATCTCTcagcctccggccgccctctccgcgGCCTCGTCCTTCTCAAG GGCGGCGAGGAGCAGACTCTTTACTGCACCGACCGCGTCCCGCTCTTCAG GCAGGAGAGCTACTTCGCCTATCTCTTCGGTGTGCGAGAGCTGGGGTTTTACGATGCAGTG GACATTGCCTCTGGACAATTCATCTTATTTGCTCCAAGGTTGACACTTGACGATGCAGTTTGGAATGGTGAAAAAGAATTGTCTTCTTTCAAG GATACGTACAAGGTCGATTTTGTCTTCTATGTTGATGAGCTTGCACAGGTTCTCCAATGTAAATTTAGTGAGCATGGAGAGCCCCTTCTCTTTCTCTTGTACGGAAAGAATACTGACAGTGGAAATTACTCAAAGCCTGCTAGTTTTGAG GGGATAGAGAAGTTTGACACTGATTTAAGCACGCTTCATCCTATCTTAAATGAATGTCGTGTTATAAAATCTGACATGGAGCTTGCCTTCATTCAATATGCTAATGATGTCAGCTCCAAAGCACACATTGAG GTTATGAGGCAGATCAAACCAGGCATGAAGGAATATCAGTTAGAAAGCATCTTTATTCATCATGCATCTATGCACGAAGGCTGCCGACATTGCTCCTACACATGTATATGTGCTACTGGACACAACAG TTCTACTCTTCATTATGGACATGCGGGAGCTCCAAATGACCAG ACCACAGACCACTGA